DNA from Dromaius novaehollandiae isolate bDroNov1 chromosome 12, bDroNov1.hap1, whole genome shotgun sequence:
gaaaaaatacaaCTGCTAGGTAATAGTTTCTACTATGTCATTTTTTAACCAATTTACACACTTCTCACAGGTTGCTAGAGAGACAGTACAGGAATGAATGTATGCAAGCGTCCGTCATTGAAGACTCTCTACAACATGTTAAGTATTTAATATAAAAGAAAGTGCTAATAGAATGCTGAGACATACAGGAAAAAAGCATTATGTTGACAGCTTCAGTGCTGTAGCCTGCAACGACTATGAAAGCAAGAAATATTAAACTGCTTGCAGGCATAAAATGCTGTTTTGAGGGATACCATTTGTCATGTACTTGAAAATGCAAAACTTCTTCTGAGGAAGCTTAGCCTTTTTCCAGAAAGGCAAAAATCCTTTGTTTGTATAGAAAACTTAAAGCCATTATTGCCTCAGCTCAGTctgttcaattttatttttaaagctgttttgcaAAAAATCTGTTAGTGCATCTCCTGCCCTCGTTTTTCCTTCAGCCCTGTATCATGGGGAGAGGAATGGTCCCGTGAAAGAAAGATCAGATTAATAAGAATTTTTTGGATATAACTTAGATGATACAAGCAcacctctgttttcttttatggagAAGAAACTCTCCTATTACAATACTATATGGTAGTTCAGTTTTTAAGCAAAACTGTAGACAAGACTGATGTTTAATAACATCAAACTAAAGCAGAAGATTCTTTTGCATTGGGCTTTAGTTCTCAGCAGCTTCCTTAAGCTGCCACCAGCCTCATGAGAAGGGTGTTCAAGTTAAGAGCTAAACTCGAAAATTAATTTGGAATTTAGCCTCTTGCATTTTGACCATAAAAGCTAGTGTGTACTTAAGTTTGTCAGTACAGCTTTAGcacatttaaataataaaagactTGCCtttgcaagtaaaacaaagctgcgTCCAGGCACGTTAAGGATCAGCTCAGGACTGCAGGAGGCTGACAGGGCCTCCAGTGGGGGTCCTGGAGGAAAAACACCACTAAAGTACGTGGACTTGGTGCAGAGGATGGTTATCTTCACGTCCTCCCTCTTGAGGACTGGATTTTATGACCAAAGTAATACAcattcagctgatttttttttgggggggtggggggggaatttCATGGCCTTTCCCATActctgaaaaaatgttttccagacgCAGTATAAATTATTATTAAGACAGACTACTTTTGACAAAAGCAGGCGTGTCCGGTGTTTCGTTTTAGGTCCCTTTCGGCCGTCCCTGGGGGGTCCCGCTGTGCCGCCCTGCCCTCCTGTGAGGCGCTCGGGTCCCGCACCGCGGCGGAGCACCACAGCCGCCGCGCGGGACGGTTCCGCAGGCTGCCGCCCGGCAGCCACGGACGCAGGAGAGAAAAACCGCAAGGGGAAAGTTTCGGAAAGGCCTGGAAaacccccggccccggccgcggtgCCTCAGCGCGGGGGCGGAagccgcgcccctccccccctccccccccccacaggccggcggccgttggcggcgcgTGCGCActcgcggccccgccccgccccgcgcatgcgcgccgTTGGGGCTCGGCGCGCGCGGGGCGCTGggagcgggcgcggcggggcgcgatgccgcgggcgccgggggaggcgggcggcgcgggcgggctgcGCTCCGCCAACACGCGGGAGCTCTCCGAGGTGGTGTTCAACAACCGCAGCCCGCGCGCCGTGCTGCCCGTGTGGCTGGACTTCGAGGGCCGGCCGCGCTTCTACCCGGTGCTGCAGCCGCGCACCGGCCGCCTCATGCACAGCTACCGCGGTGggtgcgggggggaggggggaggcggcccCTGAGGCGGCGCGGAGGCCGCGGCGaggcccggcccggggaggcCTCTGTGCGCCGTCGGTTACATCCCGTGTGTCTCCTCTTCCCCTGCCGCAGGCCACCTGTGGCTGTTCCGGGACGCGGGGACCAACGACGGGCTCCTCGTCAACCGGCAGGAGCTGTTCGTGGCCGCCCCCGACGTGAGCAAGGCGGACATCACGCTGCCAGGTGAGGCGAGAAGGAACCAAACTGATTCATCGTCAGGTCTTCTGCCACTTCAGCGCAGGGGTCCGGGGGTGAATCGGGTATTCAGATGCTTAACAAACCTGTCTGTGAAACAGGAACAGATCATGAGGATTTCTAGGACCCTGTCACTGCTTTCTTTTGATAGAGCTATTGATAGGTCATTGATAGGTCTTTCATTTTCAAGATTTCCTCTCATTTCTGATGGGTTTCAGTGGATGTCTCATGGCAGTGAATAGGATATTTCTTTCATCTCTTTCTGATAACCCTAGTGTGATGCAAAAAGCTCTGCTACACATCATTTTCTCTCCTCGTGTACTGGAAAAAGTAACATCTGTGCCACAGAGTCTTTCAGGTAACACTGAAGAGCCTGGTGCCAGTCTcagggggtgttttgttttgttttgttatctcAGTGTTCACCCTGAAAGAGAGATGTCTGCAGGTTGTTCGCAGTCTGGTCAAACCAATGGACTACAGGAAACTGGACATTGTTCGATCATTATATGAAGAGCTGGAAGATCATCCTGATATCAGGAAGGATATTCTGCGGCTTTCTCTGGAGAGAAGTGAAACACTAAGGAATGGAGTTTCAGAATAAAACTTTGTTCATTCCGGACTCTTCAAGTGGCAAACCACTGAGCTTAAGCGGGGGAAACCACCCTGAAACAGGCCAAGAGCTGATGTCTGTATTTCGTGTTCTGAAACATACGCTCAGTTAGTTAAGGTATACAAAACTTGTTATGATGGTAAGTGGGAATCAGAAGACTGAACACCATGTAAACATACGCCAAGTTCATGGTGGTTCAGTTCTGCTCCTAGTTATGCATGTTGCAGACCTGCGGCTCTAGAGGCCTTGCATGCGTGGAACTCAGTTTGGTCTATTTCAGAACATGCCATACTGATTTAAGATCAGGTCATCTATTTAGAGAATATACATACAGATCAACTCTGTCTGTTTTAGAAAGTAAATTACACCAAGGATTAATTTAATCCAGACTCTAACAATTATAAGTGGCAGAATAACAGCAGTTTTGGTCAAACAGTTTGATTTTGGTGGAATTGCACTTTCTCACACTTAGGCTAAATTTGCCTGTGATTCAGAAAGTGTGAGGGGTGTTTGCTTATGTAGGTGAGAGCTCGCACCACCTTCTTCTGAGGGCCTGACCTGAAACTTTGCGTTGGCGGAAAGATGAAGTGTGTAAAAGCTTGGGGTTTTCTGCCTTACAAACCCATGTCCTAGTAACACTTCGAGGTTGACAGATTTTTACCCAGATCATACTTTTAATGCCTTATTTGTCCTTCATTTTTGGATTCTTCACTGGTTTATATCAGGGTGATTCAACCTGGTCAGCCACATTGGCTGTATCCTGGTTTTGGGGCACCTTTCCCCTCTGCACCTCCATGCCTGCTCCTCCTTCTTCCCACACAGCTGTACACGGTAGCATTCGCAGAGGGTAGATGCTTTGGGCCCTACCTCTGCCCCCGTAGCAATGCAGTAGCCATGGTTCAAGTCCTAAGGGGAGGCTTTTTTAGGGAGCATGAGCCACTTAAGTTGCTGATGCCTCTTAAGGAATAGACAGGAGGCTGCATCAGCTCATCTGAGCCTATTGCTAGATCCAGCTCACAAATCGATCTGCGCTTTATTTCAGGCAGGCTGGATGAGCAAAGAAGTTGTTTCTTTGACTATATCCTGTTCCCCTCATTCCTTAACAAGAATGTGTATTTGAAGGTACACATGTAATTC
Protein-coding regions in this window:
- the VHL gene encoding von Hippel-Lindau disease tumor suppressor, translating into MPRAPGEAGGAGGLRSANTRELSEVVFNNRSPRAVLPVWLDFEGRPRFYPVLQPRTGRLMHSYRGHLWLFRDAGTNDGLLVNRQELFVAAPDVSKADITLPVFTLKERCLQVVRSLVKPMDYRKLDIVRSLYEELEDHPDIRKDILRLSLERSETLRNGVSE